The Prionailurus viverrinus isolate Anna chromosome B4, UM_Priviv_1.0, whole genome shotgun sequence genome has a window encoding:
- the BCDIN3D gene encoding RNA 5'-monophosphate methyltransferase, with amino-acid sequence MAASTKQATGGVEEAAAEEEPRILEPGAAPFGNFPQYSRFHPPEQRLRLLPPELLRRLFPQSPESRPILGLDVGCNSGDLSVALYKHFLSLRDGETCSDASGELHLLCCDIDPVLVERAEKECPFPDALTFITLDFMNQRTRKVLLSSFLNQFGRSVFDIGFCMSVTMWIHLNHGDRGLWEFLAHLSSLCRYLLVEPQPWKCYRAAARRLRKLGLHDFDHFRSLAIRGDMANQIVQILTQDHGMELVCCFGNTSWDRSLLLFRAKQATETHPIPESLVEEGKEKNRLRSWRQ; translated from the exons ATGGCGGCGTCCACGAAACAGGCCACCGGGGGCGTTGAAGAGGCCGCGGCGGAAGAGGAACCGCGAATTCTGGAACCCGGGGCCGCCCCGTTTGGAAATTTCCCTCAGTATTCCCGCTTCCATCCTCCAGAACAGCGGCTCCGCCTCTTGCCCCCGGAGCTGCTTCGCCGGCTTTTCCCTCAGAGTCCCGAATCGAGGCCGATCCTGGGGCTCGACGTAGGGTGTAACTCTGGG GATCTGAGTGTGGCTCTGTACAAACACTTCCTTTCCTTACGTGATGGGGAGACCTGCTCAGATGCCTCAGGAGAACTCCATCTACTCTGCTGCGACATAGATCCAGTCCTGGTGGAACGAGCTGAAAAAGAATGTCCTTTTCCTGATGCCCTGACCTTTATCACCCTGGACTTTATGAATCAAAGAACCCGGAAGGTTCTCTTGAGCTCTTTCTTAAACCAGTTTGGACGGTCAGTTTTTGACATTGGCTTCTGCATGTCAGTAACCATGTGGATTCATCTGAACCATGGGGACCGTGGTCTGTGGGAGTTCCTAGCCCACCTTTCCTCCCTCTGCCGCTACCTCCTTGTGGAGCCTCAGCCCTGGAAGTGTTACCGGGCAGCTGCAAGGCGTCTCCGGAAGCTGGGCCTCCATGACTTTGACCACTTCCGTTCCCTTGCCATCCGAGGTGATATGGCCAATCAGATTGTGCAGATCTTGACCCAGGACCATGGCATGGAATTAGTATGCTGCTTTGGCAACACCAGCTGGGACCGAAGCCTTCTGCTCTTCAGGGCAAAACAAGCCACAGAGACTCATCCAATTCCTGAATCACTggtagaggaagggaaagaaaagaacagattaAGATCCTGGAGACAGTGA